From the Actinomycetota bacterium genome, one window contains:
- the radA gene encoding DNA repair protein RadA: MAKVHSLFTCGECGHEAHKWLGRCPGCGAWNSFTEERIDGRAASPGSVRDVTPRRIDEIESQAVERIQTRISELDRVLGGGIVPGSIVLVGGEPGIGKSTLLLQVLSNLCRDHRVLLVSGEESAAQVKLRADRLLHDVGPVEILAETNLDSVIAALKKARPELVVVDSVQTLYSDEIGSVPGSVSQVREAAGRLMRLAKEDGISVFLVGHVTKEGALAGPRVLEHMVDTVLQFEGDRNLTYRVLRSVKNRFGSTNEIGVFEMKESGLEAVDDPSALFLEEGARSCGSSILAALEGSRALLVEVQALVAGTGMQYPRLVGNGIDRGRLSMIVAVLGRRAGLNLSGCDIFVNVAGGVRVDEPAADLAVALAIASAHRDRPLRAKAACFGELSLTGDLRFCIGAERRIDEALKMGIETLVMPAKNAASLGKAYDGAGIVEAGNLSMALSKAFE; encoded by the coding sequence ATGGCGAAGGTTCATAGCCTTTTCACCTGCGGTGAGTGTGGCCACGAGGCGCACAAGTGGCTCGGGCGTTGCCCGGGCTGCGGCGCCTGGAACAGCTTCACGGAAGAACGCATAGACGGACGGGCGGCAAGCCCGGGCAGTGTCAGGGATGTTACGCCGCGGCGGATCGATGAGATCGAGTCGCAGGCAGTCGAGCGTATTCAGACGCGCATCTCCGAGCTCGACCGGGTGCTTGGCGGAGGCATAGTCCCGGGCTCCATCGTTTTGGTCGGCGGTGAGCCGGGAATAGGTAAAAGTACGCTGCTGCTGCAGGTGCTTTCCAACCTCTGCCGCGATCATCGCGTTCTGCTGGTATCTGGCGAAGAGTCCGCCGCGCAGGTGAAGTTGCGCGCGGACCGGCTTTTGCATGACGTGGGACCGGTGGAGATCCTGGCCGAGACGAATCTGGACTCGGTCATCGCCGCGCTGAAGAAGGCCCGGCCCGAGCTGGTGGTGGTCGATTCGGTGCAGACGCTATACAGCGACGAGATCGGATCGGTGCCGGGATCGGTGAGCCAGGTGCGGGAAGCCGCCGGCAGGTTGATGCGGCTGGCCAAGGAAGACGGCATCTCGGTTTTCCTGGTCGGGCATGTCACCAAGGAGGGCGCGCTGGCGGGTCCGCGGGTCCTGGAGCACATGGTTGACACGGTCTTGCAGTTCGAAGGGGACCGCAACCTGACTTACAGAGTTTTGCGTTCGGTCAAGAACCGTTTTGGTTCGACCAACGAGATCGGCGTTTTTGAGATGAAAGAATCGGGCCTGGAGGCGGTCGATGACCCCTCGGCCCTGTTCCTGGAAGAAGGCGCGCGCAGCTGCGGATCTTCGATCCTGGCGGCGCTGGAAGGCAGCCGCGCCCTGCTGGTGGAAGTGCAGGCGCTGGTCGCCGGAACCGGCATGCAATACCCGCGGCTGGTCGGCAACGGCATCGACCGGGGACGGCTGTCGATGATCGTGGCGGTGCTGGGGCGGCGCGCCGGACTCAATCTAAGCGGCTGCGACATCTTCGTGAATGTCGCCGGCGGGGTCCGGGTCGACGAACCGGCAGCGGATCTGGCCGTAGCCCTGGCAATCGCCTCGGCGCACCGCGACCGGCCGCTCAGGGCAAAAGCGGCATGCTTTGGCGAGCTGAGCCTGACGGGAGATTTGAGATTTTGCATCGGCGCTGAGAGGCGCATCGACGAAGCTTTGAAGATGGGCATCGAAACGCTGGTGATGCCGGCCAAGAACGCGGCGTCGCTGGGAAAGGCGTACGACGGGGCCGGAATCGTGGAGGCGGGGAACCTCTCGATGGCGCTGTCAAAAGCTTTCGAGTGA